From Paenibacillus physcomitrellae, the proteins below share one genomic window:
- a CDS encoding polysaccharide deacetylase family protein: MLTLIVRSPRQRKPERAYIYEVLLSEFLGLPYRVEYEDRNSIEISVQEDYMGRHGHGDGEAGGPMVSGQQRTADESIAGGDLNGSLNGSVLGLADMLLQVPEGDWLTPRSLPKLPLDHWDAGRAAELGLRLPASLLNTGGIPVLYGLAPGAVIDSLHKEGQQSEQSGPSRLYLERTPKGLWCGIDLFGGSFFMLTRYEELADPSGRDEHDRSAAAGSVAARAGFLNRPIVNEYAELLWAALHCLWPGLQRRPRRLRLRISHDVDVPYLMLRRSRSSVLKESLADLIRRRSLEPALRKARAVLHRAGNYKADPFNRFDWLMSLSETAGVQSSFYFITEDTAPGMDGNYTMEDPEIRSLLREIHLRGHRIGLHPGYETYLYPERIARQFGLLREAAEAAGIRQDVWGGRQHYLRWRAPDTWQHWEAAGLDYDSTLSYADQAGFRCGTCYEYPVFNLRTRQMLHLRERPLIVMEQSILQPEYMGLRGQAAVQAMRHYFEQCAAYEGDFTLLWHNSHLVRHADRRLYWDCMQWFGQDAGSTKNTENTKSTGNRGNRGDTGNMGNTGNTGDSECKGRRAYSHRFKDTEEPEETQHNHGDKSKSDSHALPIGLTGRRSRR; this comes from the coding sequence ATGCTGACATTAATCGTGCGTTCCCCCCGGCAGCGTAAGCCGGAAAGAGCTTATATCTATGAAGTGCTGCTGAGCGAGTTCCTCGGACTGCCTTACAGGGTGGAATATGAAGACCGCAATAGCATCGAAATCTCGGTGCAGGAGGATTACATGGGGAGACACGGGCACGGAGACGGCGAAGCCGGCGGCCCCATGGTATCCGGCCAGCAGCGGACAGCGGACGAAAGCATTGCTGGAGGGGATTTGAACGGAAGCCTGAATGGCAGCGTATTGGGGCTGGCCGACATGCTGCTTCAAGTGCCGGAGGGCGACTGGCTGACCCCGCGTTCGCTGCCGAAGCTTCCGCTGGATCACTGGGATGCAGGCCGGGCTGCCGAACTGGGACTCAGGCTCCCGGCCAGTCTGCTGAATACGGGAGGCATTCCCGTTCTGTACGGGCTGGCTCCAGGCGCTGTGATTGATTCTCTACATAAGGAGGGACAACAGTCCGAACAGTCCGGCCCAAGCCGCTTGTATCTGGAACGTACGCCAAAGGGGCTGTGGTGCGGGATCGATTTGTTTGGGGGCAGCTTCTTTATGCTGACAAGATACGAGGAGCTTGCCGATCCTTCCGGCCGCGACGAGCATGACCGGTCGGCGGCGGCCGGTTCGGTAGCGGCGAGAGCCGGGTTCTTGAACCGGCCGATCGTGAATGAATACGCCGAGCTGCTGTGGGCGGCGCTTCACTGCCTGTGGCCCGGTTTGCAGCGCCGGCCGCGCCGGCTGCGGCTCAGGATCAGCCATGACGTGGATGTGCCCTATCTCATGCTGCGCCGCAGCAGAAGCAGTGTGCTGAAAGAAAGCCTGGCCGACTTGATCCGGCGCAGAAGCCTGGAGCCGGCCCTGCGAAAAGCCCGGGCGGTGCTGCACCGCGCCGGAAATTACAAGGCCGATCCGTTTAACCGCTTTGACTGGCTGATGTCGCTGAGCGAAACGGCGGGTGTACAGAGTTCTTTCTATTTCATCACAGAAGATACGGCCCCCGGCATGGACGGCAATTACACGATGGAAGACCCGGAAATCCGCAGTCTGCTGCGGGAAATTCATCTCCGGGGTCACCGGATCGGACTGCACCCGGGATATGAAACCTATTTGTACCCGGAGCGGATCGCCAGGCAGTTTGGTTTGCTCCGCGAGGCAGCCGAAGCCGCGGGCATCCGGCAGGACGTGTGGGGCGGGCGACAGCATTACCTGCGCTGGAGAGCGCCGGATACCTGGCAGCACTGGGAGGCCGCAGGGCTCGATTATGACAGCACCCTGAGTTATGCGGACCAGGCGGGATTCCGCTGCGGCACCTGCTACGAATACCCTGTGTTTAATCTCCGCACCCGGCAGATGCTCCATCTCCGGGAACGCCCCTTAATCGTGATGGAACAATCGATTCTGCAGCCCGAATACATGGGGCTTCGCGGACAGGCGGCCGTTCAAGCCATGCGTCACTATTTTGAACAGTGTGCGGCTTATGAGGGGGATTTCACCTTGCTCTGGCATAACAGCCATCTGGTGCGGCATGCCGACCGGCGGCTGTACTGGGACTGCATGCAGTGGTTTGGGCAAGACGCCGGGAGCACGAAGAATACGGAGAACACGAAGAGTACTGGGAACAGGGGGAACAGGGGAGACACGGGAAACATGGGAAACACCGGTAACACCGGGGACTCAGAGTGTAAGGGCCGGCGGGCTTATTCCCATCGGTTCAAGGATACAGAAGAGCCAGAAGAGACTCAGCATAATCACGGCGATAAGTCCAAGTCAGACAGCCATGCGCTTCCGATCGGACTTACCGGCAGGAGATCGAGGAGGTGA
- a CDS encoding O-antigen ligase family protein, whose translation MSLNLETILIFICLVSMLVFLAQSMLHLGFVLNPAILFGMCLYFDMIGFFYKKVMPGNALLVLVAFPLLLVLIIVLQKPFRPLGLLDNGGLWLWAAFFGYCILSFAWSPQESGGLSKLVLLCAHGVLPGLYTYIFYKKYNTFSWSYAALFGLAYAIVHLTFGVYSDEYPGRLTLPGDNPIFNARISLLTVTICLWGRGIPLWLRLVAGGTALVSAIQTQSRGPLAFFILANLLILAWIVYRQIRVNGSQARYLKKGLKAAAALLVIAGALIFAMRGPLIEMIESTRFGVLIDKNQLEGDSNFLDRVGLQLDALQAFEEHPFFGLGLGGHTPPVTDEFPHNVLLEMASELGIMGIALWTAAFLYTLYAARRQPVLLVLLIQSLGCALVSGDFGYNFEYVFIAMVALAFKPKREYEGAAKYEESSLSYNRA comes from the coding sequence ATGAGTCTGAATCTGGAGACTATTCTGATCTTTATTTGTCTTGTCAGTATGCTGGTTTTCCTCGCACAAAGCATGCTGCACCTGGGCTTTGTCCTCAACCCGGCGATTCTGTTCGGGATGTGCCTGTACTTCGACATGATCGGATTCTTCTACAAAAAAGTCATGCCCGGCAACGCGCTTCTCGTCCTCGTGGCCTTTCCGCTCCTCTTAGTGCTCATCATTGTACTGCAAAAGCCGTTTCGGCCGCTCGGCCTGCTGGATAACGGGGGTTTGTGGCTGTGGGCGGCCTTCTTCGGCTACTGCATCTTGTCCTTTGCCTGGTCGCCGCAGGAGTCCGGCGGGCTTTCCAAGCTGGTTCTGCTGTGTGCGCACGGCGTTCTTCCCGGGCTCTATACCTACATCTTCTACAAGAAATACAACACCTTCTCCTGGTCCTACGCGGCCCTGTTTGGTCTCGCTTATGCTATCGTCCATCTGACGTTTGGCGTCTATAGCGATGAATATCCGGGGCGTTTGACGCTGCCGGGCGATAATCCGATCTTTAATGCCCGCATTTCGCTGCTGACGGTCACGATCTGTCTGTGGGGCCGCGGGATTCCGCTTTGGCTGCGGCTTGTGGCCGGAGGCACGGCCCTGGTATCAGCCATTCAGACCCAGTCCCGCGGCCCGCTCGCCTTTTTCATATTGGCTAACCTGCTGATCCTTGCATGGATCGTATACCGCCAAATCCGAGTAAATGGAAGCCAGGCCCGCTATCTTAAGAAAGGGTTAAAAGCGGCAGCAGCTTTGCTCGTCATAGCCGGAGCCCTGATCTTCGCGATGAGAGGGCCTCTGATCGAGATGATTGAATCCACCCGGTTTGGCGTGCTGATCGACAAGAACCAGCTCGAAGGGGACAGCAACTTTCTCGACAGGGTGGGCCTGCAGCTTGATGCGCTCCAGGCTTTCGAGGAGCATCCTTTCTTCGGACTTGGGCTTGGCGGTCATACTCCGCCGGTTACGGATGAGTTTCCGCATAACGTACTGCTTGAAATGGCCAGCGAACTGGGCATTATGGGCATTGCCCTTTGGACGGCAGCGTTTCTCTACACGCTTTATGCGGCAAGGCGGCAGCCCGTTCTGCTTGTGCTCCTGATCCAGTCGCTGGGCTGTGCGCTGGTCAGCGGGGACTTCGGCTATAACTTTGAGTACGTGTTTATTGCCATGGTCGCTTTGGCTTTCAAGCCGAAGCGGGAATACGAAGGAGCTGCGAAATATGAAGAAAGTTCTCTTTCTTATAACAGGGCTTGA
- a CDS encoding glycosyltransferase — translation MKKVLFLITGLDYAGAEAQVVQLSRMFRGAGFVVQLISMIEPTAYLEELTAMGVVVLTLGMRKGMPDPRAVFRLRRLIRSFQPDVVHSHMVHANLLARVTRLFVRMPVLACTAHSIHEGGRFRTWLYRLTDRMCDVMTNVSQEAVNRYITIKASPPDKILLMPNGIDMERFSLSARVRVQIRRELGVEGRFVWLAVGRLAPEKDYLTMLGAFAEVRRSFPQTMLLIAGIGPEEAELKRYCREEGLEEQVRFLGLRTDIPDLMHGADAYLMSSKWEGLPMVLLEAGASGLPMVATDAGGNREIVQHGVNGYLSAPSDPLALAGEMLKLLGLTSSQQAAMGRFSQERIGRDYDIRAIARRWEVLYEQAERNRDKGGKLERGSGVSL, via the coding sequence ATGAAGAAAGTTCTCTTTCTTATAACAGGGCTTGATTATGCCGGGGCTGAAGCGCAGGTCGTTCAGCTCAGCCGGATGTTTCGGGGAGCCGGCTTTGTCGTCCAGCTGATCAGCATGATCGAACCGACTGCCTATCTGGAAGAACTGACGGCGATGGGCGTGGTGGTTCTGACGCTGGGGATGCGCAAGGGCATGCCTGATCCGCGGGCGGTCTTCCGGCTCAGGCGGCTGATCCGCTCCTTCCAGCCGGATGTGGTGCACAGCCACATGGTGCATGCCAATCTGCTGGCCCGGGTGACACGGCTCTTCGTACGGATGCCGGTTCTGGCCTGCACCGCGCACAGCATTCATGAAGGCGGCAGGTTTCGGACCTGGCTGTACCGCCTAACCGACCGGATGTGCGATGTCATGACGAATGTCAGTCAGGAGGCGGTTAACCGTTATATCACCATCAAGGCTTCCCCGCCGGATAAGATCCTTCTGATGCCCAACGGCATTGATATGGAGCGGTTTAGTCTTTCGGCAAGGGTCCGCGTGCAAATACGCCGGGAGCTGGGGGTTGAAGGAAGGTTTGTATGGCTGGCTGTAGGGCGTTTAGCCCCGGAAAAAGATTATCTGACCATGCTGGGGGCTTTCGCTGAGGTTCGGAGATCCTTCCCCCAAACGATGCTGCTGATCGCCGGAATCGGTCCGGAGGAGGCTGAGCTTAAGCGGTATTGCAGGGAAGAAGGATTGGAGGAACAGGTCCGGTTTCTGGGGCTGCGCACCGATATTCCGGATCTGATGCACGGGGCGGACGCCTATCTGATGTCCTCCAAGTGGGAAGGGCTGCCGATGGTGCTGCTTGAGGCCGGAGCAAGCGGCCTGCCGATGGTGGCGACCGATGCCGGCGGCAATCGGGAAATCGTGCAGCATGGAGTCAACGGCTACCTGTCGGCGCCTTCGGACCCGCTTGCACTGGCCGGGGAAATGCTGAAGCTGCTGGGGCTGACCTCCAGCCAGCAGGCGGCGATGGGACGGTTCAGCCAGGAGAGAATCGGCCGGGATTATGATATTCGGGCAATCGCGCGCAGATGGGAGGTGCTGTATGAACAAGCTGAACGAAACAGAGATAAAGGAGGCAAGCTGGAGCGGGGATCGGGAGTTTCCTTATGA
- a CDS encoding glycosyltransferase family 4 protein: MNKLNETEIKEASWSGDREFPYEGAPAPAAPAGGACESVRSSSLLSSVASSSSSSSSPRPRKAAYVATVYSHLAAFHLPFMDDLRQAGFEVHAYAARDERREDVELAGFECRDLPFSRNPVDPGNFKAWLGMYRLLRQEGYEVVHVHTPNAGFITRLAAIAAGTGNVFYTAHGFHFFQGAPLLNWLIYYPLERLAARWTDVLITINGEDFDRASRFKVRGRVVRMPGVGVEAPDNGGRDTVEKEALMQELQIPADAFILLCMAELNGNKNQAQLLHAVQRLRKDGIPVCCLIAGAGSYEERYKKLAEELEIQESVRFLGFRKDGTRLMAASDVVVLLSRREGLPKVLLEALGSGKPAVVTDVRGCRDLVTEGFNGFRVAPGDVNGTVRALGKLYDNPDLLRRMGAAARSFYETYRLEKVRGLMKELYQSSRNPGLNRGSIKSREGRI; encoded by the coding sequence ATGAACAAGCTGAACGAAACAGAGATAAAGGAGGCAAGCTGGAGCGGGGATCGGGAGTTTCCTTATGAAGGGGCTCCAGCTCCAGCTGCCCCTGCCGGCGGAGCCTGTGAGTCTGTCCGATCGTCATCGTTATTATCATCCGTAGCTTCATCTTCATCTTCATCTTCGTCTCCACGTCCGCGTAAAGCCGCCTACGTAGCCACGGTTTATTCGCATCTGGCCGCCTTCCATCTCCCATTTATGGACGATTTACGGCAGGCCGGCTTCGAGGTGCACGCCTATGCCGCCCGGGACGAACGGCGGGAGGATGTGGAGCTGGCGGGATTCGAATGCCGGGATCTCCCGTTCAGCCGGAATCCGGTTGATCCGGGTAACTTCAAGGCTTGGCTTGGCATGTACCGCCTGTTAAGGCAGGAGGGGTATGAGGTGGTGCATGTCCATACACCCAATGCAGGGTTCATCACACGTCTTGCCGCGATTGCGGCGGGAACCGGGAATGTTTTTTATACGGCGCACGGCTTCCATTTCTTCCAGGGGGCTCCGCTTCTCAATTGGCTGATTTATTATCCCCTTGAACGGCTGGCTGCGCGGTGGACGGACGTGTTGATCACGATCAACGGCGAAGATTTCGACAGGGCCTCCCGCTTTAAAGTCAGGGGCAGGGTCGTACGGATGCCGGGGGTGGGCGTGGAAGCTCCTGATAACGGGGGCCGGGACACGGTCGAGAAAGAAGCGCTTATGCAGGAACTGCAAATACCAGCGGATGCCTTTATCCTGCTCTGTATGGCGGAGCTGAACGGCAACAAGAATCAGGCTCAGCTGCTGCATGCGGTCCAGAGACTCCGGAAGGATGGTATTCCCGTCTGCTGCCTGATTGCAGGGGCAGGAAGTTACGAGGAACGTTATAAGAAGCTGGCGGAGGAATTGGAAATTCAGGAATCCGTCCGCTTTCTAGGCTTTCGCAAGGACGGCACCAGACTTATGGCGGCTTCGGATGTGGTTGTGCTGCTCTCCCGGCGGGAGGGACTGCCGAAGGTGCTGCTGGAGGCGCTGGGGAGCGGTAAACCGGCTGTGGTCACGGATGTCCGGGGCTGCCGGGATCTTGTCACCGAGGGTTTTAATGGCTTCCGGGTTGCCCCCGGGGATGTCAACGGTACGGTCCGGGCGCTCGGCAAACTGTATGACAATCCGGACCTGCTGCGGAGAATGGGCGCAGCCGCCAGGAGTTTCTATGAAACTTACCGGCTGGAGAAGGTTCGGGGTTTGATGAAGGAGCTTTACCAAAGCAGCAGGAATCCGGGGCTGAACCGGGGCTCAATTAAAAGCCGGGAGGGTAGAATATGA